The Papaver somniferum cultivar HN1 chromosome 3, ASM357369v1, whole genome shotgun sequence genome includes a region encoding these proteins:
- the LOC113360872 gene encoding S-norcoclaurine synthase 2-like, producing MKGKISKEVQVPVPASDLWAVYGTLELIRLIKELLPEILRDFEIVVGDGGVGTVLKLTFPPESPVTDYSEKFTKVDNEKRIKVTEVVEGGYLEVGFSLYRVTYEITEKSEHSSVIITIEYELDDAFADNASLVSIKPLEVIAKTIGKYLKEKKADHANV from the exons ATGAAAGGGAAGATTTCGAAAGAAGTGCAGGTACCAGTTCCGGCATCGGATCTTTGGGCCGTTTACGGTACCCTAGAACTCATAAGACTTATCAAGGAATTACTCCCTGAAATTCTTCGTGATTTTGAAATTGTCGTTGGCGACGGAGGTGTTGGTACAGTGCTAAAACTCACCTTTCCACCAG AGTCTCCTGTAACAGACTACAGCGAGAAATTCACGAAGGTTGATAATGAAAAACGTATCAAAGTGACAGAGGTGGTTGAAGGAGGATATTTGGAGGTAGGGTTTAGCTTATATCGAGTTACGTACGAAATCACCGAGAAAAGTGAACATTCATCCGTGATCATAACTATTGAATATGAACTTGATGATGCCTTTGCGGACAATGCTTCCCTGGTTTCCATTAAGCCATTAGAAGTTATAGCAAAAACAATTGGGAAGTATCTTAAGGAGAAAAAGGCTGATCATGCAAATGTTTGA